Proteins from a genomic interval of Cupriavidus sp. WKF15:
- a CDS encoding enoyl-CoA hydratase-related protein: MTVHMEINGAVAVLTLDRPQALNALDVSALRALRAHLAEVRDRDDLRAAVLTGAGTRAFCAGADLSSTRTSVASYPEALFRAPEQAADLGLYIRLMDLSDLGLWKPLIAAVNGHCLGAGLEIALQCDLRVASQAATFGLPEASVGSIPAVSGLHRLLKAVPSAHAMQMALTGERIDAAQALRIGLVTEAVAPQALLDRAFTLTATVARNAPLAVQAIKKLSRQTPHLGESDAQQLTELYWGVLRDTADRLEGRQAFAEKRPPRYMGR, translated from the coding sequence ATGACCGTACACATGGAGATCAATGGCGCGGTGGCCGTCCTTACCCTCGACCGGCCGCAGGCGCTCAATGCGCTGGATGTGTCCGCCCTGCGCGCGCTGCGCGCCCACCTGGCCGAAGTGCGCGACCGCGACGACCTGCGCGCCGCGGTGCTGACCGGTGCCGGCACACGAGCGTTCTGCGCGGGGGCCGACCTGTCCAGCACGCGCACGTCGGTGGCCTCGTACCCGGAGGCCCTGTTCCGCGCGCCGGAGCAGGCCGCCGACCTGGGCCTGTACATCCGGCTGATGGACCTGTCCGACCTCGGGCTCTGGAAGCCACTGATCGCGGCAGTCAACGGCCATTGCCTGGGCGCGGGTCTGGAGATAGCGCTCCAATGCGATCTTCGCGTGGCGTCGCAGGCGGCCACATTCGGCCTGCCGGAAGCCTCCGTCGGGTCGATTCCGGCCGTCTCCGGCCTCCACCGCCTGCTCAAGGCGGTGCCATCGGCGCACGCCATGCAGATGGCACTGACCGGCGAGCGCATCGATGCGGCGCAGGCCCTGCGCATCGGCCTGGTCACCGAAGCGGTCGCGCCGCAGGCCCTGCTCGACCGCGCCTTCACGCTGACCGCCACGGTCGCGCGCAACGCGCCGCTGGCGGTGCAGGCCATCAAGAAGCTGTCGCGCCAGACGCCTCACCTGGGCGAGTCCGACGCGCAGCAGCTCACCGAGCTCTATTGGGGCGTATTGCGCGATACCGCCGACCGGCTGGAAGGCCGGCAGGCCTTCGCCGAAAAACGGCCGCCGCGCTACATGGGCCGCTGA
- a CDS encoding SDR family NAD(P)-dependent oxidoreductase, producing the protein MGTQDFDPTHVAVVTGAARGIGLGIATHLARGGLTVALLDRDAATLDDAVSKLAAEGLKVIGAAADLTDSAAVNEAFAQVQAQAGRVDCLVNNAGAVRDMRFLSMRDGDWDLVIDTNLRSQFLCCRAALPGMVERGYGRVVNISSRAWLGAFGQANYSAAKGGVVSLTRSLAIEFAAKGITVNAVAPGIVDTPLFRGLAPEVQARLQKSVPVQRIGTADDIASAVGFFLDPRASYVTGQTLYVCGGRSLSSPSV; encoded by the coding sequence ATGGGCACGCAAGACTTTGACCCCACCCACGTCGCCGTGGTCACCGGCGCGGCGCGCGGCATCGGCCTCGGCATTGCGACGCACCTGGCGCGCGGCGGCCTGACCGTCGCGCTGCTGGACCGCGATGCGGCCACGCTCGATGACGCGGTGTCCAAGCTGGCTGCCGAGGGCCTTAAGGTCATCGGCGCCGCGGCCGACCTGACCGACTCCGCCGCCGTCAACGAGGCCTTCGCCCAGGTGCAGGCACAAGCGGGCCGCGTCGACTGCCTGGTCAACAACGCCGGCGCCGTGCGCGACATGCGCTTCCTGTCCATGCGCGATGGAGACTGGGACCTCGTCATCGATACCAACCTTCGCTCGCAGTTCCTGTGCTGCCGCGCAGCGCTGCCCGGCATGGTCGAGCGCGGCTACGGGCGCGTCGTGAACATTTCGTCGCGCGCGTGGCTGGGCGCCTTCGGCCAGGCCAACTATTCCGCGGCAAAAGGCGGCGTGGTCAGCCTGACGCGCTCGCTCGCGATCGAGTTCGCGGCCAAGGGCATCACCGTGAATGCGGTGGCGCCGGGCATTGTCGATACGCCGCTCTTCCGCGGCTTAGCGCCCGAGGTGCAGGCCCGGCTGCAGAAATCGGTGCCGGTGCAGCGCATCGGCACGGCGGACGACATCGCCAGTGCCGTGGGCTTCTTCCTCGACCCGCGCGCGTCCTATGTCACCGGACAGACGCTCTATGTGTGCGGCGGGCGCAGCCTGTCGTCGCCCAGCGTGTAA
- a CDS encoding thiolase family protein gives MQDIYIHGGAMTPFGRHSGVLAPELAQQAILQALDDAGLRPADIQAVYCANVLGGMILGQLIVRDLGFGGIPVYNVENACASGATGVHLARHALLAGQYDTVLVFGIEQLTALGGGTIPMQRNDHKTDLYAKAGMVLPAVYAMRGTRFLHERDASRADMAEVAVKNRHNGSLNPFAQQRTETTVEEVLASRMIADPLTLLQCCPSQVDGAAALVVGTKRPARHRPVKVLASVVVSGLREQADDDILDAEITARAARQAYEQAGLGPEDVDVVELHDAFTIAELLYYEALGLAPHGEAVGLLKSGATRLGGRVPVNPSGGLLAKGHPLGATGVAQMVEILWHLQERAGARQVANARVGLTQCTGGGIAGVDHAASSVHLLGV, from the coding sequence ATGCAGGACATCTACATCCACGGCGGCGCCATGACGCCGTTTGGCCGCCACAGTGGCGTGCTGGCGCCCGAATTGGCGCAACAGGCCATCCTCCAGGCGCTGGACGACGCCGGCTTGCGGCCGGCCGACATCCAGGCCGTCTACTGCGCCAATGTGCTGGGCGGCATGATCCTCGGTCAGCTCATCGTGCGCGACCTGGGCTTTGGCGGCATCCCGGTCTACAACGTCGAGAACGCTTGCGCGAGCGGCGCCACCGGCGTGCACCTGGCGCGCCATGCGCTGCTGGCCGGCCAGTACGACACGGTGCTGGTATTCGGCATCGAGCAGCTCACCGCGCTTGGCGGCGGCACCATCCCGATGCAGCGCAATGACCACAAGACCGACCTCTATGCGAAGGCCGGCATGGTCCTGCCGGCAGTGTATGCGATGCGCGGCACGCGCTTCCTGCACGAGCGCGACGCCAGCCGCGCCGACATGGCCGAGGTGGCCGTCAAGAACCGCCACAACGGCTCGCTGAACCCGTTCGCACAGCAGCGCACCGAAACCACGGTGGAAGAAGTGCTGGCCTCGCGCATGATCGCCGACCCGCTGACGCTGCTGCAATGCTGCCCTTCGCAGGTCGATGGCGCGGCTGCGCTGGTGGTCGGCACCAAGCGCCCGGCCCGCCACCGTCCGGTGAAAGTGCTGGCCTCGGTGGTCGTCTCCGGCCTGCGCGAACAGGCGGACGACGACATCCTCGACGCCGAGATCACCGCGCGCGCGGCGCGCCAGGCCTATGAACAGGCCGGGCTCGGCCCGGAAGACGTCGACGTGGTGGAACTGCACGACGCCTTCACCATCGCCGAGCTGCTGTACTACGAAGCGCTGGGCCTCGCACCGCACGGCGAAGCCGTAGGCCTGCTGAAGTCGGGCGCCACGCGGCTTGGCGGCCGTGTGCCGGTCAATCCGAGCGGCGGCCTGCTGGCCAAGGGGCATCCGCTCGGCGCCACCGGCGTGGCGCAGATGGTGGAAATCCTGTGGCACCTGCAGGAGCGCGCCGGCGCACGGCAGGTTGCCAACGCCCGCGTCGGACTGACGCAATGCACCGGCGGCGGCATTGCGGGCGTGGACCACGCCGCGTCATCGGTTCACCTGCTGGGAGTGTGA
- a CDS encoding OB-fold domain-containing protein: protein MTDLPYPLWNPGPAPQLLASRDRATGEYVFPAVPDASPLATRHDVAPVAGTGSVYSFTVIHPGPKSGLAPYALGYVDFPGPVRIFGRLLGTDRPAIGQRYTAQPDADFGYVFLAVPA, encoded by the coding sequence GTGACAGACCTTCCCTACCCACTGTGGAACCCCGGCCCTGCGCCGCAACTGCTCGCCTCGCGCGATCGCGCCACCGGCGAGTACGTATTCCCCGCCGTACCAGATGCCTCGCCGCTCGCCACGCGCCATGACGTGGCGCCGGTGGCCGGCACGGGATCGGTGTACAGCTTTACCGTAATCCATCCGGGCCCGAAGAGCGGATTGGCGCCTTATGCGCTTGGCTATGTGGATTTCCCTGGCCCCGTGCGCATCTTCGGGCGCCTGCTAGGCACCGACCGCCCCGCCATCGGGCAGCGCTACACCGCGCAGCCGGATGCCGACTTCGGTTACGTCTTCCTGGCCGTGCCGGCCTGA
- a CDS encoding tripartite tricarboxylate transporter substrate binding protein: MRPLSVVRSLASLLFVAGSLGTLPGRAEANIASTFPQRPIRMVVTFPAGGGTDVLARLIGNDISKSLGQPVVVDNRPGASGNIGAEFVAKSPADGYTLLIVNSSFAINPGVFKKLQFDPKSDFSAVITFASVPSVIAVPQSSGIRTFRDLLAAGKSATPPSYASCGNGTPQHLAGELLKMSAKIDMLHVPYKGCAPALADVLGGQAQVSINTLPNTVPYLKSNKLRALAVTSRARSPLLPDVPTVSELGVPGYDVDQWFGILAPANTPPEIVQKLNAEIARAVAKPEIKASLAQLGFAATTSTPGEFQKLVNSDIDRWQKLVSKINLNLD; encoded by the coding sequence ATGAGACCCCTATCCGTCGTCCGTAGTCTGGCATCGCTGTTGTTTGTCGCTGGCAGCCTGGGCACCCTGCCCGGGCGGGCGGAGGCCAACATTGCAAGCACATTTCCGCAAAGACCGATCCGCATGGTCGTCACATTCCCGGCCGGCGGCGGCACGGATGTACTGGCGCGGTTGATCGGCAACGACATCAGCAAAAGCCTGGGACAGCCTGTCGTGGTCGACAATCGCCCCGGCGCCAGCGGCAACATCGGCGCGGAGTTTGTCGCCAAGAGCCCGGCCGATGGCTACACACTGCTGATCGTCAACAGCAGCTTTGCCATCAATCCCGGCGTCTTCAAGAAGCTGCAGTTCGACCCTAAGAGCGACTTCAGCGCGGTCATCACCTTTGCGTCGGTCCCGTCGGTCATCGCCGTCCCGCAGAGTTCCGGCATCCGCACATTCAGGGACCTGCTGGCTGCCGGCAAGAGCGCCACGCCGCCAAGCTATGCTTCGTGCGGCAACGGCACGCCACAACACCTGGCCGGCGAGCTGCTCAAGATGTCGGCGAAGATCGATATGCTGCACGTGCCCTACAAGGGCTGCGCGCCCGCGCTCGCCGACGTGCTGGGCGGACAGGCGCAAGTCAGCATCAACACGCTGCCCAACACCGTTCCCTATCTCAAGAGCAACAAGCTGCGCGCGCTCGCCGTGACCTCAAGGGCCCGCTCGCCGCTGCTGCCCGATGTGCCCACGGTCAGCGAACTTGGCGTTCCCGGCTATGACGTCGACCAATGGTTCGGTATCCTCGCGCCCGCGAATACGCCGCCCGAAATCGTGCAAAAGCTGAACGCGGAGATCGCCCGGGCCGTGGCCAAGCCCGAGATCAAGGCATCGCTGGCGCAGCTCGGCTTCGCCGCCACGACCAGTACGCCGGGCGAATTCCAGAAGCTGGTGAACAGCGACATCGATCGCTGGCAAAAGCTGGTGTCGAAGATCAACCTGAACCTCGACTGA
- the phnN gene encoding phosphonate metabolism protein/1,5-bisphosphokinase (PRPP-forming) PhnN — MKETGTFFLVVGPSGAGKDSLIDGARAALDSSDYVFARRVITRPSGSPGEDHEGVAEAEFIERERNGEFLVTWNAHGLRYGLPQWLLGLLEAGKHVVANGSRGVIAMLAQQLPCFVVVNVTAPQEVLAQRIATRGRESGDDVLRRVARPAPPMPDGVRCVTVSNDSTLDLGVARFTDALKHGINAGSVAQPASRRHLAAKLDGQSLDEDAYEAILRDAIAGRYTEQELTAFLTAATRSLDDGEVAALARARTRFSPRIEWDEPIVVDKHSMGGVPGSRITLIVVPIVAAYGLAMPKTSSRAITSAAGTADAMETIARVDLTHDDVRRCVAEARACIAWNGRMNHSVIDDVMNAITRPLGLDSRRWAVASILSKKATAGATHIIVDLPHGAQTKLSTRADAEALASLFEEVGKGLGLRVRACVTDGTRPIGRGIGPALEVRDVRQVLDNHPDAPADLREKALRFAGEIIAFDPRVESPAQGMRIATALLDDGNARAAFERIVAAQGVRADPVMPGSHTHVAMATVSGRVGAINGWQISGIARAAGAPRRAGAGIDLLCTIGASVAAGEPLYRIHAENAEDLAAAVAMTRPAGECPGAVRVDPD; from the coding sequence ATGAAAGAGACCGGCACGTTCTTCCTTGTGGTGGGCCCCAGCGGCGCAGGCAAGGATTCCCTCATTGATGGTGCGCGCGCCGCGCTCGACAGCAGCGATTACGTCTTTGCGCGGCGCGTCATCACGCGCCCGAGCGGATCGCCCGGCGAAGACCACGAAGGCGTTGCAGAGGCCGAGTTCATCGAACGCGAACGCAACGGAGAATTCCTGGTGACGTGGAACGCGCACGGGCTTCGCTATGGGCTGCCGCAGTGGCTGCTCGGACTGCTGGAAGCCGGGAAACACGTGGTCGCCAATGGCTCGCGCGGCGTGATCGCCATGCTGGCGCAGCAACTGCCCTGCTTCGTTGTGGTAAACGTGACCGCACCGCAAGAAGTGCTCGCGCAACGGATCGCCACGCGCGGGCGCGAATCGGGCGACGACGTGCTGCGCCGCGTGGCGCGTCCGGCCCCGCCGATGCCTGACGGCGTCCGGTGCGTCACGGTATCGAACGACAGCACGCTGGATCTCGGCGTGGCGCGCTTCACCGATGCCTTGAAGCACGGCATCAACGCCGGTTCCGTCGCGCAGCCCGCGAGCCGACGCCACCTGGCGGCCAAGCTGGACGGCCAGTCGCTGGACGAAGACGCCTACGAAGCTATCCTGCGCGATGCCATTGCCGGGCGCTACACCGAGCAGGAACTGACGGCCTTCCTGACGGCCGCGACGCGCTCGCTCGACGATGGTGAGGTGGCCGCGCTGGCCCGCGCGCGGACCCGCTTTTCCCCGCGCATCGAATGGGACGAGCCGATCGTCGTCGACAAGCATTCCATGGGCGGCGTACCGGGCAGCCGCATCACGCTGATCGTGGTGCCGATCGTCGCTGCGTACGGGCTGGCGATGCCCAAGACCTCATCGCGCGCGATCACGTCGGCCGCCGGCACGGCCGACGCCATGGAAACGATCGCCCGCGTGGACCTGACCCATGACGACGTGCGCCGCTGCGTGGCCGAGGCCCGCGCGTGCATTGCATGGAACGGGCGCATGAACCATTCGGTCATCGACGACGTGATGAACGCCATCACGCGGCCGCTCGGCCTCGATTCGCGCCGCTGGGCCGTGGCCTCCATCCTGTCGAAGAAGGCAACCGCCGGCGCTACCCACATCATCGTCGACCTTCCCCACGGCGCGCAGACCAAGCTGTCCACGCGCGCCGATGCCGAGGCGCTCGCGTCACTGTTCGAGGAAGTCGGCAAAGGGCTGGGCCTGCGCGTGCGCGCGTGCGTCACGGACGGGACCCGGCCGATCGGCCGGGGTATCGGCCCGGCGCTGGAAGTCCGCGATGTCCGGCAGGTGCTCGACAACCACCCCGACGCCCCCGCGGACCTGCGCGAAAAGGCCTTGCGCTTCGCGGGCGAGATCATCGCCTTCGATCCGCGGGTGGAGTCCCCGGCGCAAGGCATGCGTATTGCGACGGCGCTGCTCGACGACGGCAATGCCCGGGCTGCGTTCGAGCGGATTGTTGCCGCGCAGGGCGTCCGCGCCGATCCGGTGATGCCGGGTTCGCACACCCACGTGGCCATGGCGACCGTTTCCGGCCGTGTCGGCGCCATCAATGGCTGGCAGATCTCCGGCATCGCGCGGGCGGCGGGTGCGCCGCGTCGCGCCGGTGCGGGCATCGACCTGCTGTGCACGATCGGCGCATCCGTCGCGGCGGGCGAGCCGCTGTACCGCATCCATGCCGAGAACGCCGAAGACCTCGCTGCGGCGGTCGCCATGACGCGGCCCGCCGGTGAATGTCCGGGCGCAGTGCGCGTTGATCCCGATTGA
- a CDS encoding MarR family transcriptional regulator, protein MATKKQESPVTITPSDEVDEERLAHLVKDAARAYIRSLQLRLAQHSVSYGHWTILRILWRHDGLSQRELSERAGVTEPTTFAAVKALEALGYVERMHLPGNKKKVHVFLSKAGRALRRKLEPLAEEVNAISVEGVTEEDVLTTRRVLISIAGKLVADEAALAESGRRMPSTQEVGRLLADL, encoded by the coding sequence ATGGCCACGAAAAAGCAGGAATCCCCGGTCACGATCACGCCGTCCGATGAAGTTGACGAAGAGCGCCTGGCGCACCTGGTCAAGGACGCTGCGCGCGCCTATATCCGCTCGTTGCAACTACGGCTTGCGCAGCATTCCGTGTCGTACGGACACTGGACGATCCTGCGGATCCTGTGGCGCCATGATGGCCTGTCGCAGCGCGAACTGAGCGAGCGCGCCGGCGTGACCGAGCCCACCACCTTCGCTGCGGTCAAGGCGCTGGAAGCGCTGGGCTATGTGGAGCGGATGCACCTGCCGGGGAACAAGAAGAAGGTGCACGTGTTCCTGAGCAAGGCGGGGCGCGCGCTCAGGCGCAAGCTCGAGCCGCTGGCTGAGGAAGTCAATGCCATCAGCGTGGAGGGCGTGACCGAAGAAGATGTGCTGACCACGCGCCGCGTGCTGATCTCGATTGCCGGGAAGCTGGTGGCCGACGAGGCCGCGCTGGCGGAAAGCGGCCGCAGGATGCCTTCGACGCAGGAAGTCGGGCGCCTGCTGGCGGATCTTTGA
- the nadC gene encoding carboxylating nicotinate-nucleotide diphosphorylase, whose product MYDIFSTDKLIDLWLTEDIGICDLTVQTMIEPGETGTFCMNAREPMIIAGIDVAARIFARYDPTLAIDVRVADGDKVGKGAVLLNVSGNARSVLTAERTALNIMQRLCGIANLTSRYVDEIAHTKARLIDSRKTTPGLRALEKHAVTCGGGLNHRLSLDNGVMVKDNHIAVCGSIAAAVARVRRKLPVLTKLEVECDRLDQVREALDAGVDVIMLDNMSLPDMKEAVQIVNGRTRVEASGGIRLETIRAVAETGVDYISTSKITQSAPAVDIGLDEA is encoded by the coding sequence ATGTATGACATTTTCTCCACCGACAAGCTGATCGACCTCTGGCTGACCGAAGACATCGGCATCTGTGACCTGACGGTCCAGACCATGATCGAACCGGGCGAGACCGGCACGTTCTGCATGAACGCGCGCGAGCCGATGATCATCGCGGGCATCGACGTGGCGGCGCGCATCTTCGCGCGCTACGACCCCACCCTTGCGATCGACGTGCGCGTGGCGGACGGGGACAAGGTCGGAAAAGGCGCGGTGCTGCTGAACGTCAGCGGCAATGCGCGCAGCGTGCTGACCGCCGAGCGCACGGCGCTCAATATCATGCAGCGGCTGTGCGGCATCGCCAACCTCACGTCAAGGTATGTCGACGAAATCGCGCACACCAAGGCGCGCCTGATCGACAGCCGCAAGACCACGCCGGGCCTGCGGGCACTGGAAAAGCATGCCGTTACCTGTGGCGGGGGCCTGAATCACCGGCTGAGCCTCGACAACGGCGTGATGGTCAAGGACAACCATATCGCCGTGTGCGGCAGCATTGCCGCCGCCGTGGCGCGCGTGCGCAGAAAGTTGCCGGTGCTGACCAAGCTCGAGGTCGAGTGCGACCGCCTTGACCAGGTGCGCGAGGCGCTGGATGCCGGCGTGGATGTGATCATGCTCGACAACATGTCGCTGCCTGACATGAAGGAAGCCGTCCAGATCGTCAACGGCCGGACCAGGGTCGAGGCTTCGGGCGGCATCCGCCTGGAAACGATCCGCGCGGTGGCGGAAACCGGCGTGGACTACATCTCGACCAGCAAGATCACGCAATCGGCGCCAGCCGTCGACATCGGGCTGGACGAAGCCTGA
- a CDS encoding LysR family transcriptional regulator, which produces MDKARVLTLFLGVVRAGSFRGAAVEAGVTPQAVSKAVRTLEAELGIRLLHRTTRKLSLTTEGAWLFELAAPGMRLLDEALEQVRSSRSEDDGLIRVTAPPSIGSRVLVPLIHAFRENWPGITFDVVLSDLFTDLVEAQIDIGLRAGTSPAQNLVARRLCDLPLVICAAPAYLARHGEPTTLEALRHHQCTGFRRPVTGRILPWELQVEGNLVYEEMPAVATFNDVETEVEAVRAGIGIGQLGAYTVHADLLAGRLKAILPGLSASSVGLHLYYPRRSQMPARVRRFIDFVVEASRGSEDALVRLAGAASATS; this is translated from the coding sequence ATGGACAAGGCCCGCGTCCTGACCCTATTCCTTGGCGTGGTGCGCGCCGGCAGCTTCCGCGGCGCTGCCGTCGAGGCCGGCGTCACGCCGCAAGCGGTCAGCAAGGCCGTGCGCACCCTGGAAGCGGAACTCGGCATCAGGCTCCTGCACCGGACCACGCGCAAGCTCAGCCTCACCACCGAGGGCGCGTGGCTGTTCGAACTGGCTGCGCCTGGCATGCGGCTGCTCGACGAAGCGCTCGAGCAGGTGCGCAGCAGCCGGAGCGAGGACGATGGCCTGATCCGCGTCACCGCACCGCCGTCGATCGGCAGCCGCGTGCTGGTTCCGCTGATTCACGCGTTCCGCGAGAACTGGCCCGGCATCACGTTCGACGTGGTGCTGAGCGACCTGTTCACGGACCTCGTCGAAGCGCAGATCGATATCGGCTTGCGTGCGGGTACCAGTCCCGCGCAGAACCTCGTAGCGCGGCGCCTGTGCGACCTGCCCCTGGTCATCTGCGCAGCGCCCGCCTACCTGGCCAGGCATGGCGAGCCGACGACACTGGAAGCGCTCCGGCACCACCAATGCACGGGCTTCCGGCGGCCCGTAACCGGCCGCATCCTGCCGTGGGAACTACAGGTGGAAGGCAATCTCGTGTACGAGGAGATGCCTGCCGTGGCCACGTTCAATGATGTCGAGACCGAAGTCGAAGCGGTGCGCGCCGGCATCGGCATCGGCCAGCTTGGTGCGTACACGGTCCACGCGGACCTGCTCGCGGGCCGGCTCAAGGCCATCCTGCCGGGGCTCAGCGCCAGCAGCGTGGGCCTGCACCTCTACTATCCGCGGCGCAGCCAGATGCCGGCACGCGTGCGGCGCTTCATCGATTTCGTGGTCGAAGCCAGCCGGGGTTCGGAAGATGCGCTGGTGCGGTTGGCCGGGGCCGCCTCAGCGACATCCTGA
- a CDS encoding DUF4922 domain-containing protein — protein MPHFHLPPGTLWPAVVRKTSHALACGALHPIETTTSFIEDCGVCFVVRQVSSLARKDKARRQDEAGTRRAQADPFQPCDPDLLVGDISDSHLAVLNKFSVIDHHLLIVTRYFAPQEALLNVADFAALLACMAEYPSLGFYNGGRIAGSSQPHKHLQTVPLAGAGSTVPIAPLLALATTGTGEPEPCSVPGLGFPHAFAALDQTGPVDVLARIACERYYRLLGAVGLGAVEVEGEPHQSAPYNLLVMPEGMLLVPRRAAEVEGVALNALGFAGTLFVRNAAQMHTIRQLGPMTILRRAAGVAPPGRA, from the coding sequence ATGCCCCATTTCCACCTGCCGCCGGGTACGCTGTGGCCTGCCGTAGTGCGCAAGACCTCGCACGCGCTGGCCTGCGGCGCGCTGCACCCGATCGAGACGACCACATCGTTCATCGAGGACTGTGGGGTGTGCTTCGTTGTGCGTCAGGTGTCCAGCCTCGCGCGAAAGGACAAGGCAAGGCGCCAGGACGAAGCCGGCACGCGCCGTGCACAGGCGGACCCGTTCCAGCCTTGTGATCCCGACCTGCTGGTTGGCGATATTTCGGATAGCCATCTGGCGGTGCTCAACAAGTTCAGCGTCATCGACCACCACCTGCTGATCGTCACGCGTTATTTTGCCCCGCAGGAGGCTCTGCTGAACGTCGCGGATTTCGCGGCGCTGCTGGCGTGCATGGCCGAGTATCCCAGCCTCGGTTTCTACAACGGCGGGCGGATTGCCGGTTCCAGCCAGCCGCACAAGCACCTGCAGACGGTGCCGCTCGCCGGAGCGGGTTCGACGGTGCCCATCGCGCCTTTGCTGGCTTTGGCCACCACGGGGACGGGAGAGCCAGAGCCATGCAGCGTGCCAGGCCTGGGTTTCCCGCACGCGTTCGCGGCGCTCGATCAGACGGGGCCAGTGGACGTGCTGGCGCGCATCGCCTGCGAGCGCTATTACAGGTTGCTGGGTGCGGTCGGGCTGGGCGCGGTGGAGGTCGAAGGGGAGCCGCACCAGTCGGCTCCCTACAACCTGCTCGTCATGCCGGAAGGCATGCTGCTGGTGCCACGGCGTGCGGCGGAAGTGGAAGGTGTTGCGCTGAATGCGCTGGGCTTCGCGGGGACGCTCTTCGTCCGAAACGCCGCGCAGATGCACACCATCAGGCAGCTTGGCCCGATGACCATTCTGCGGCGCGCGGCGGGTGTGGCGCCGCCGGGGCGCGCTTGA